The Streptomyces sp. DH-12 genome has a window encoding:
- a CDS encoding ferritin-like domain-containing protein, translating into MLSAKSLFQEILDHDESFALFCSIAASGESQGGWENARIAALVPDTQRDLAPRITRHGADEDKHGRIFGALLRKRGLEPVPVPPDTDYTMLLERNGIGLAHDRLKRDEPLTVEDIVTYLAHSRVTEQRASEQMKLLRKHFADHPDLGRAVKMISDDEDNHLAYCHEELLRLAHAGHGRAIQRALRTCALAEIRVHRDVSLAVMARMGRILGWPKPRAALLAAGIHAVHLYERLGGWRRMVSLRMPERRNALGGPAAPEPEAA; encoded by the coding sequence ATGCTGTCGGCGAAGAGCCTGTTCCAGGAGATCCTCGACCACGACGAGTCCTTCGCGCTGTTCTGCTCGATCGCCGCGAGCGGGGAGTCCCAGGGCGGCTGGGAGAACGCCCGCATCGCGGCGCTCGTGCCCGACACCCAGCGCGACCTCGCCCCCAGGATCACCCGCCACGGCGCCGACGAGGACAAGCACGGCCGGATCTTCGGCGCCCTGCTGAGGAAGCGCGGCCTGGAGCCCGTCCCGGTGCCCCCGGACACCGACTACACGATGCTGCTGGAGCGCAACGGCATCGGCCTGGCCCACGACAGGCTCAAGCGCGACGAGCCGCTCACCGTCGAGGACATCGTCACCTACCTCGCCCACAGCCGGGTCACCGAGCAGCGCGCCTCCGAGCAGATGAAGCTGCTGCGCAAACACTTCGCCGACCACCCCGACCTGGGCCGCGCGGTGAAGATGATCTCCGACGACGAGGACAACCACCTCGCCTACTGCCACGAGGAACTGCTGCGCCTCGCCCACGCCGGACACGGCCGCGCCATCCAGCGCGCCCTGCGCACGTGCGCGCTCGCCGAGATCCGCGTCCACCGCGACGTCAGCCTCGCCGTGATGGCCCGCATGGGCCGCATCCTCGGCTGGCCGAAGCCCAGGGCGGCGCTCCTCGCGGCCGGCATCCACGCCGTCCACCTGTACGAACGCCTCGGCGGCTGGCGCCGGATGGTCTCGCTGCGGATGCCCGAGCGGCGCAACGCGCTGGGCGGCCCCGCGGCCCCGGAACCCGAAGCGGCCTGA
- a CDS encoding magnesium and cobalt transport protein CorA has translation MIVDCGVYREGHRSEGPQDFSDALDEARSAGGFVWIGLHEPTAEEFDLVTREFGLHPLAVEDALKAHQRPKLEVYDDSVFVVLKPVVYEPDSDAVSSGEIMIFLGDSFAVSVRHGEGAPLAAVRDRLEREPELQREGATSVLYAVADAVVDHYLEVATELQTDLEELETQVFTPDAGDSRHTASRIYGFKRQILEFRRATVPLTAPMARLAGTGASGPAVPFVEEGARPYFRDVHDHLTRVNESVEGLDRLVSDVLSAHLAQVGVQQNDDMRKISAWAAMAVVPTMIAGIYGMNFEHMPELRWTWSYPVVIAMMAALEVALFGTFKRRGWL, from the coding sequence GTGATCGTCGACTGTGGCGTCTACCGGGAGGGGCACCGGTCGGAGGGCCCCCAGGACTTCTCCGACGCACTGGACGAGGCGCGGTCGGCGGGAGGCTTCGTCTGGATCGGGCTGCACGAGCCGACGGCCGAGGAGTTCGACCTGGTCACGCGGGAGTTCGGGCTGCATCCGCTGGCGGTGGAGGACGCCCTCAAGGCCCATCAGCGGCCCAAGCTGGAGGTGTACGACGACTCGGTCTTCGTCGTCCTCAAGCCGGTGGTGTACGAGCCGGACAGCGACGCCGTCTCCTCCGGCGAGATCATGATCTTCCTCGGCGACTCGTTCGCGGTGAGCGTACGGCACGGCGAGGGCGCCCCGCTGGCCGCGGTGCGGGACCGGCTGGAGCGGGAGCCGGAGCTGCAGCGGGAGGGGGCGACGTCGGTGCTGTACGCGGTCGCCGACGCCGTGGTCGACCACTACCTGGAGGTGGCGACCGAGCTGCAGACGGACCTGGAGGAGCTGGAGACGCAGGTCTTCACCCCCGACGCGGGCGACTCGCGGCACACCGCGTCCCGGATCTACGGGTTCAAGCGGCAGATCCTGGAGTTCCGCCGGGCGACGGTGCCGCTGACCGCGCCCATGGCCCGGCTCGCCGGGACCGGCGCGTCGGGGCCGGCGGTGCCGTTCGTGGAGGAGGGGGCGCGGCCGTACTTCCGCGACGTCCACGACCACCTCACGCGCGTCAACGAGTCGGTGGAGGGTCTGGACCGGCTGGTGTCGGACGTGCTGTCGGCGCACCTGGCGCAGGTCGGCGTGCAGCAGAACGACGACATGCGCAAGATCTCCGCGTGGGCGGCAATGGCCGTGGTCCCCACGATGATCGCGGGGATCTACGGCATGAACTTCGAGCACATGCCCGAGCTGCGGTGGACGTGGTCGTACCCGGTGGTGATCGCGATGATGGCCGCGCTGGAGGTGGCGCTGTTCGGCACGTTCAAACGCCGGGGCTGGCTGTAG
- a CDS encoding histidine phosphatase family protein, with product MPTLLLVRHGRSTANTEGLLAGWTPGVHLDDRGTAQAAALPGRLAPLTPAEVVTSPLDRCRETVAPLLRARPGLTHHIDERIGECHYGDWTGRKLAELKDEPLMEVVQAHPSAAAFPGGESLRAMQARAAEAVREWNARVERDHGPDAVYLMCSHGDIIKSLVADALGLHLDLFQRISVEPCSITAIRYTRLRPFLLRLGDTGDFASLAPREEPPAGDATVGGDAGAP from the coding sequence ATGCCCACGTTGCTCCTGGTCCGGCACGGACGCTCCACCGCCAACACCGAGGGACTGCTCGCCGGCTGGACGCCCGGCGTGCACCTCGACGACCGCGGGACCGCGCAGGCCGCCGCCCTGCCCGGGCGGCTCGCCCCGCTGACGCCGGCCGAGGTCGTCACCAGCCCGCTCGACCGCTGCCGGGAGACCGTCGCACCGCTGCTCCGGGCCCGCCCCGGCCTCACCCACCACATCGACGAGCGCATCGGCGAGTGCCACTACGGCGACTGGACCGGACGCAAGCTCGCCGAACTCAAGGACGAGCCGCTCATGGAGGTCGTGCAGGCGCACCCGTCGGCCGCGGCCTTCCCCGGCGGGGAGTCCCTGCGCGCCATGCAGGCGCGCGCCGCCGAAGCGGTGCGCGAATGGAACGCGCGCGTGGAGCGCGACCACGGACCCGACGCCGTGTACCTGATGTGCTCGCACGGCGACATCATCAAGTCTCTGGTGGCGGACGCCCTCGGACTTCATCTCGACCTCTTCCAGCGGATCTCCGTGGAACCGTGTTCCATCACCGCGATCCGTTACACCCGGCTGCGCCCCTTTCTGCTCCGGCTCGGCGACACCGGCGACTTCGCGTCCCTGGCGCCGCGCGAGGAGCCGCCCGCCGGCGACGCCACGGTGGGGGGCGACGCGGGCGCACCGTGA
- a CDS encoding DUF3090 domain-containing protein encodes MSRQVFLYDQPERFVAGTVGLPGRRTFFLQASAGSRVTSVALEKTQVAALAERMDELLDEVVRRSGGSAAVPAMAPAEITDTAPLDTPVEEEFRVGTMALAWDGEEQRMIVEAQALVELDADSDEDLAEAEERLLQDEENGPPMLRVRLTGAQARAFAKRALDVVNAGRPPCPLCSLPLDPEGHVCPRQNGYRRGA; translated from the coding sequence GTGTCCCGTCAGGTGTTCCTCTACGACCAACCGGAACGTTTCGTGGCCGGCACGGTCGGACTGCCAGGGCGCCGTACGTTCTTCCTCCAGGCCTCCGCCGGCTCCCGGGTGACCAGCGTGGCCCTGGAGAAGACCCAGGTCGCGGCGCTCGCCGAGCGGATGGACGAACTGCTCGACGAGGTGGTGCGCCGCAGCGGCGGCAGCGCGGCGGTGCCCGCGATGGCGCCGGCCGAGATCACCGACACGGCCCCGCTGGACACCCCCGTGGAGGAGGAGTTCCGCGTCGGCACCATGGCGCTCGCCTGGGACGGCGAGGAGCAGCGCATGATCGTGGAGGCGCAGGCGCTCGTCGAACTGGACGCCGACTCCGACGAGGACCTCGCCGAGGCGGAGGAGCGGCTGCTCCAGGACGAGGAGAACGGCCCGCCGATGCTGCGCGTCCGGCTCACCGGGGCGCAGGCGCGGGCCTTCGCCAAGCGCGCCCTGGACGTCGTCAACGCGGGCCGCCCGCCGTGCCCGCTGTGCAGTCTCCCGCTCGACCCGGAAGGACACGTATGTCCGCGCCAGAACGGATACCGCCGCGGAGCGTGA
- a CDS encoding SCO1664 family protein — protein MTATDPAAAELLARGELTVRGRIREASNAALYCTVAHEGREAACVYKPVAGERPLWDFPDGTLAGREAAAYEVSRATGWDLVPPTVLRDGPYGEGMCQLWIETVPGAELLALVDGEEPEPGWKAIGSAEVGEGRTALLVHADDDRLRRLSVLDAVINNADRKGGHLLPTADGRLYGIDHGVTFNTENKLRTLLWGWAGEPLPGEALDVLKTLRDALAASGPLTAALTPLITPAEIDATRARVQSLLTTGTHPEPGTDWPAIPWPPV, from the coding sequence GTGACCGCCACCGACCCGGCCGCGGCCGAACTGCTCGCCCGCGGCGAGCTGACCGTGCGCGGACGCATCCGTGAGGCGTCGAACGCCGCGCTGTACTGCACCGTCGCGCACGAGGGCCGGGAGGCCGCCTGCGTCTACAAGCCGGTCGCGGGGGAGCGGCCGCTGTGGGACTTCCCCGACGGCACCCTGGCCGGCCGCGAGGCGGCCGCGTACGAGGTGTCCCGGGCGACCGGCTGGGACCTCGTGCCGCCCACCGTGCTGCGCGACGGCCCCTACGGCGAGGGCATGTGCCAGCTGTGGATCGAGACCGTGCCCGGCGCCGAGCTGCTCGCCCTGGTGGACGGCGAGGAGCCCGAGCCGGGCTGGAAGGCGATCGGGTCCGCCGAGGTCGGCGAGGGCCGCACCGCGCTGCTGGTGCACGCCGACGACGACCGCCTGCGCCGCCTCTCCGTGCTGGACGCGGTGATCAACAACGCCGACCGCAAGGGCGGGCACCTGCTGCCCACGGCGGACGGCCGGCTCTACGGCATCGACCACGGGGTCACCTTCAACACCGAGAACAAGCTGCGCACGCTGCTGTGGGGCTGGGCGGGGGAGCCGCTGCCCGGGGAGGCCCTGGACGTCCTCAAGACCCTCCGGGACGCCCTCGCCGCCTCCGGCCCCCTCACCGCGGCCCTGACCCCGCTGATCACGCCCGCGGAGATCGACGCGACCCGCGCCCGCGTGCAGTCCCTGCTCACCACCGGCACCCACCCGGAACCGGGCACCGACTGGCCGGCGATCCCCTGGCCCCCCGTCTGA
- the mshC gene encoding cysteine--1-D-myo-inosityl 2-amino-2-deoxy-alpha-D-glucopyranoside ligase, translating into MHAWPASEVPALPGQGRDLRIHDTATGGPVTLDPGPVARLYVCGITPYDATHIGHAATYNAFDLVQRVWLDNKRQVHYVQNVTDVDDPLLERAERDGVDWTALAERETALFREDMTALRMLPPRQYVGAVEAIPGIVPIVERLRELGATYEIDGDIYFSVESDPHFGQVSHLDAAAMRLLSAERGGDPDRPGKKNPVDPMLWMAAREGEPSWDGGSLGRGRPGWHIECVAIALDHLGMTFDIQGGGSDLVFPHHEMGASHAQVLTGEYPMAKAYVHAGMVALDGEKMSKSKGNLVFVSRLRRDGVDPAAIRLALLAHHYRSDWEWTDRVLQDAVTRLAHWRAAVSRPDGPPAEALVEEIRDALADDLNAPSALAAVDRWTVLQEQSGGTDAGAPGVVSRAVDALLGVAL; encoded by the coding sequence ATGCATGCCTGGCCCGCTTCCGAAGTCCCCGCCCTGCCCGGTCAGGGCCGCGACCTGAGGATCCACGACACCGCGACCGGCGGTCCGGTCACCCTCGACCCCGGTCCCGTCGCCCGTCTCTACGTCTGCGGCATCACGCCCTACGACGCCACCCACATCGGACACGCGGCGACCTACAACGCGTTCGACCTGGTGCAGCGCGTGTGGCTCGACAACAAGCGGCAGGTTCACTACGTCCAGAACGTCACCGACGTCGACGACCCGCTGCTGGAGCGGGCCGAGCGCGACGGCGTCGACTGGACCGCGCTCGCCGAGCGCGAGACCGCCCTGTTCCGCGAGGACATGACGGCCCTGCGGATGCTGCCGCCCCGGCAGTACGTAGGCGCGGTCGAGGCCATACCCGGCATCGTCCCGATCGTCGAGCGGCTCCGTGAGCTCGGCGCCACCTACGAGATCGACGGCGACATCTACTTCTCCGTCGAGTCCGACCCGCACTTCGGCCAGGTCTCGCACCTGGACGCCGCCGCCATGCGGCTGCTGTCCGCCGAACGCGGCGGCGACCCGGACCGCCCGGGCAAGAAGAACCCCGTCGACCCGATGCTCTGGATGGCCGCCCGCGAGGGCGAGCCGAGCTGGGACGGCGGTTCGCTCGGCCGGGGCCGCCCCGGCTGGCACATCGAGTGCGTGGCCATCGCCCTCGACCACCTGGGCATGACCTTCGACATCCAGGGCGGCGGCTCCGACCTGGTCTTCCCGCACCACGAGATGGGCGCCTCGCACGCCCAGGTGCTCACCGGCGAGTACCCGATGGCCAAGGCCTATGTGCACGCCGGCATGGTCGCCCTGGACGGGGAGAAGATGTCCAAGTCCAAGGGCAATCTGGTCTTCGTGTCCCGGCTGCGGCGCGACGGCGTGGACCCGGCGGCGATCCGGCTGGCGCTGCTGGCCCACCACTACCGCTCCGACTGGGAGTGGACCGACCGGGTCCTCCAGGACGCCGTGACCCGCCTCGCCCACTGGCGCGCCGCGGTCTCCCGCCCCGACGGGCCGCCCGCCGAGGCGCTCGTCGAGGAGATCCGCGACGCCCTCGCGGACGACCTGAACGCACCGTCCGCGCTCGCCGCCGTCGACCGCTGGACCGTCCTCCAGGAGCAGAGCGGCGGCACCGACGCGGGCGCGCCCGGTGTGGTCTCCCGCGCCGTGGACGCCCTGCTCGGCGTCGCGCTCTAG
- a CDS encoding PAC2 family protein codes for MIELEGVPELIDPVMVAAFEGWNDAGDAASTAVAHLDREWKGEVFAALDAEDYYDFQVNRPTVFMENGVRKITWPTTRLSVVRVGGEKPRDLVLVRGIEPSMRWRSFCNEILGFAHELGVELVVVLGALLGDTPHTRPVPISGTTSDPDLARRMDLEETKYEGPTGIVGILQEACTHAGVPAVSLWAAVPHYVSQPPNPKATLALLNRLEDLIDVRIPLGELPEDARAWQVGVDQLAAEDSEVAEYVQTLEEARDTAELPEASGEAIAREFERYLRRRDGASGPPGGHATAEGPDGPPYRRDGPGGRSRPPKPPRQETDTDQDGDESSED; via the coding sequence GTGATCGAGCTCGAGGGGGTTCCCGAGCTGATCGACCCGGTCATGGTGGCCGCGTTCGAGGGCTGGAACGACGCCGGTGACGCCGCCTCCACCGCGGTCGCGCATCTGGACAGGGAGTGGAAGGGCGAGGTGTTCGCGGCGCTCGACGCCGAGGACTACTACGACTTCCAGGTCAACCGCCCCACGGTGTTCATGGAGAACGGCGTGCGGAAGATCACCTGGCCGACGACGCGGCTGTCGGTGGTGCGGGTGGGCGGCGAGAAACCGCGCGACCTGGTACTGGTGCGCGGCATCGAACCGTCCATGCGCTGGCGCTCGTTCTGCAACGAGATCCTCGGCTTCGCGCACGAGCTGGGCGTGGAGCTGGTGGTGGTGCTGGGCGCGCTGCTCGGTGACACCCCGCACACCCGTCCGGTCCCGATCAGCGGGACCACGTCCGACCCGGACCTGGCCCGCCGCATGGATCTCGAGGAGACCAAGTACGAGGGGCCGACGGGCATCGTCGGCATCCTCCAGGAGGCGTGCACGCATGCGGGCGTCCCCGCGGTGTCGCTGTGGGCGGCGGTCCCGCACTACGTGTCGCAGCCGCCCAACCCGAAGGCCACGCTGGCCCTGTTGAACCGGCTCGAGGACCTGATCGACGTGCGGATCCCGCTGGGCGAGCTGCCCGAGGACGCGCGTGCCTGGCAGGTGGGCGTGGACCAGCTGGCCGCGGAGGACAGCGAGGTCGCCGAGTACGTGCAGACGCTGGAGGAGGCACGGGACACCGCCGAGCTGCCGGAGGCGTCCGGCGAGGCCATCGCCCGCGAGTTCGAGCGGTACCTGCGGCGTCGTGACGGTGCGTCGGGTCCGCCCGGCGGGCACGCCACCGCCGAGGGTCCGGACGGGCCGCCCTACCGACGCGACGGGCCGGGCGGCCGGTCCCGTCCGCCGAAGCCGCCCCGGCAGGAGACCGACACCGATCAGGACGGCGACGAGTCGTCGGAGGACTGA
- a CDS encoding glycerol-3-phosphate dehydrogenase/oxidase, which yields MTTQATQQSVPALGTHPASGPNPSRAETREQLSKASYDLLVIGGGILGISTAWHAAQSGLRVALVDAGDFAGATSSASSKLLHGGLRYLQTGAVKLVAENHFERRAVSRQVAPHLANPLTFYLPVYKGGPHGAAKLGAGVFAYSALSAFGDGVGHLLSPAKAAQDVPELRTENLKAVAVYGDDQMNDARMALMTVRAAADSGAVVLNHAEVTGLRFTKGRVTGAELRDRLSGEEFGVNARLVLNATGPWVDHLRRMEDPDAAPSIRLSKGAHLVLKRTSPWKAALATPIDKYRITFALPWEDMLLLGTTDEEYEGDPADVAVDEKDVAQILDEAAFSIRDQQLDRDLITYSFAGLRVLPGGPGDTAKAKRETVVTEGRGGMLSVAGGKWTTFRHIGRTVMRKLQELPGHPLGEDFEPVGALPKKVPLPGVANPRAVAHRLLVDGPAPGPRMAADTARHLATHYGSLAFDIARLANEDPALARRIHPDAPEIWAQVVWARDHEWAETVDDVLRRRTTLTIRGLATDEVRADVQELLGKK from the coding sequence ATGACCACCCAAGCCACCCAGCAGTCCGTGCCTGCCCTGGGGACGCACCCGGCGTCCGGCCCGAACCCGAGCCGCGCCGAGACCCGGGAGCAGCTCTCCAAGGCGTCGTACGACCTTCTCGTCATCGGCGGCGGCATCCTGGGCATCTCCACCGCCTGGCACGCCGCGCAGTCCGGTCTCAGGGTGGCTCTGGTGGACGCCGGTGACTTCGCCGGGGCCACCTCCTCCGCCTCGTCCAAGCTGCTCCACGGCGGTCTGCGCTACCTGCAGACCGGTGCGGTGAAGCTGGTGGCGGAGAACCACTTCGAGCGCCGTGCGGTCTCCCGCCAGGTGGCCCCCCACCTGGCGAACCCGCTCACGTTCTACCTCCCCGTGTACAAGGGCGGGCCGCACGGCGCGGCGAAGCTCGGGGCCGGCGTGTTCGCCTACTCGGCGCTGTCGGCCTTCGGTGACGGCGTCGGCCACCTGCTGTCGCCGGCGAAGGCCGCGCAGGACGTGCCGGAGCTGCGCACCGAGAACCTGAAGGCCGTGGCCGTGTACGGCGACGACCAGATGAACGACGCGCGCATGGCGCTGATGACGGTCCGCGCGGCGGCCGATTCGGGCGCGGTCGTCCTCAACCACGCCGAGGTGACGGGCCTGCGCTTCACCAAGGGCCGGGTCACCGGCGCCGAGCTGCGCGACCGGCTCTCCGGCGAGGAGTTCGGCGTCAACGCCCGGCTGGTGCTGAACGCCACCGGCCCGTGGGTGGACCACCTGCGGCGCATGGAGGACCCGGACGCCGCCCCGTCGATCCGGCTGTCGAAGGGCGCGCACCTGGTCCTGAAGCGGACCTCCCCGTGGAAGGCGGCGCTGGCCACGCCGATCGACAAGTACCGGATCACCTTCGCCCTCCCCTGGGAGGACATGCTGCTGCTCGGCACCACCGACGAGGAGTACGAGGGCGACCCGGCGGACGTCGCGGTCGACGAGAAGGACGTCGCGCAGATACTCGACGAGGCCGCGTTCTCCATCCGCGACCAGCAGCTCGACCGCGACCTGATCACGTACTCCTTCGCCGGTCTGCGGGTGCTGCCGGGCGGCCCCGGCGACACGGCCAAGGCCAAGCGGGAGACGGTGGTCACCGAGGGCCGGGGCGGGATGCTGTCCGTCGCCGGCGGCAAGTGGACCACGTTCCGCCACATCGGCCGCACGGTGATGCGCAAGCTGCAGGAGCTGCCCGGCCACCCGCTGGGCGAGGACTTCGAGCCGGTCGGCGCGCTGCCGAAGAAGGTGCCGCTGCCGGGCGTGGCCAACCCGCGTGCCGTCGCCCACCGCCTGCTGGTGGACGGCCCGGCGCCCGGTCCGCGCATGGCGGCGGACACCGCCCGGCACCTGGCCACCCATTACGGGTCGCTGGCGTTCGACATCGCCCGGCTGGCGAACGAGGACCCGGCGCTGGCCCGCCGGATCCACCCGGACGCCCCGGAGATCTGGGCGCAGGTCGTGTGGGCCCGGGACCACGAGTGGGCCGAGACGGTGGACGACGTGCTGCGCCGCCGGACCACGCTGACGATCCGCGGCCTGGCCACGGACGAGGTCCGGGCGGACGTGCAGGAGCTGCTCGGCAAGAAGTGA
- the glpK gene encoding glycerol kinase GlpK — MTDAHTAGPFIAAIDQGTTSSRCIVFDRDGRIVSVDQKEHEQIFPKPGWVEHDATEIWANVQEVVAGAVAKAGITRDDIKAIGITNQRETTVLWDRNTGEPVHNAIVWQDTRTDALCKELGRNVGQDRFRRETGLPLASYFAGPKARWLLDNVEGLKERAEAGDILFGTMDTWVIWNLTGGVDGGRHVTDVTNASRTMLMNLHTMQWDQRIAESIGVPTPMLPEIRSSAEVYGEIKGGKLGELLGGIPVASALGDQQAALFGQTCFAEGETKSTYGTGTFMVMNTGDKLINSYSGLLTTVGYQIGDQKPVYALEGSIAVTGSLVQWMRDQMGLISTAAEIETLALSVEDNGGAYFVPAFSGLFAPYWRSDARGVIAGLTRYVTKAHLARAVLEATAWQTREIADAMTKDSGVELTALKVDGGMTSNNLLMQTLADFVDAPVVRPMVAETTCLGAAYAAGLAVGFWNSTDDLRANWRRAAEWTPRMDADTRDREYKSWLKAVERTMGWLEDEE; from the coding sequence GTGACCGACGCCCACACCGCCGGCCCCTTCATCGCCGCCATCGACCAGGGCACCACCTCCTCCCGCTGCATCGTCTTCGACCGCGACGGGCGCATCGTCTCCGTCGACCAGAAGGAGCACGAGCAGATCTTCCCCAAGCCCGGCTGGGTGGAGCACGACGCCACCGAGATCTGGGCCAACGTCCAGGAGGTGGTCGCCGGCGCCGTCGCCAAGGCCGGCATCACCCGGGACGACATCAAGGCCATCGGCATCACCAACCAGCGCGAGACCACCGTGCTGTGGGACAGGAACACCGGCGAGCCCGTCCACAACGCCATCGTCTGGCAGGACACCCGCACCGACGCCCTGTGCAAGGAACTCGGCCGCAACGTCGGCCAGGACCGCTTCCGCCGCGAGACCGGCCTGCCCCTGGCCTCCTACTTCGCCGGTCCCAAGGCGCGCTGGCTGCTCGACAACGTCGAGGGGCTGAAGGAGCGCGCGGAGGCGGGCGACATTCTTTTCGGCACCATGGACACATGGGTCATCTGGAACCTCACGGGCGGAGTGGACGGCGGCCGGCACGTCACCGACGTGACCAATGCCTCCCGCACCATGCTGATGAACCTGCACACCATGCAGTGGGACCAGCGGATCGCCGAGTCGATCGGCGTCCCGACCCCGATGCTGCCGGAGATCCGCTCCTCCGCCGAGGTGTACGGCGAGATCAAGGGCGGCAAGCTGGGCGAGCTGCTCGGCGGCATCCCGGTGGCCTCCGCCCTGGGCGACCAGCAGGCGGCGCTGTTCGGCCAGACCTGCTTCGCCGAGGGCGAGACCAAGTCGACGTACGGCACCGGCACCTTCATGGTGATGAACACCGGCGACAAGCTCATCAACTCCTACAGCGGCCTGCTGACCACGGTCGGCTACCAGATCGGCGACCAGAAGCCGGTCTACGCCCTGGAGGGCTCGATCGCCGTCACCGGTTCGCTGGTGCAGTGGATGCGCGACCAGATGGGCCTGATCTCCACCGCCGCCGAGATCGAGACCCTGGCGCTGTCCGTCGAGGACAACGGCGGCGCCTACTTCGTGCCGGCCTTCTCCGGCCTGTTCGCCCCGTACTGGCGCTCCGACGCCCGCGGTGTGATCGCCGGCCTCACCCGGTACGTGACCAAGGCGCACCTCGCGCGCGCCGTCCTGGAGGCCACCGCCTGGCAGACGCGGGAGATCGCCGACGCCATGACGAAGGACTCCGGCGTGGAGCTCACCGCCCTCAAGGTCGACGGCGGCATGACCTCCAACAACCTGCTGATGCAGACCCTCGCCGACTTCGTGGACGCCCCCGTGGTGCGCCCGATGGTCGCCGAGACCACCTGCCTCGGCGCCGCCTACGCCGCCGGCCTGGCCGTCGGCTTCTGGAACAGCACCGACGACCTGCGCGCCAACTGGCGGCGGGCCGCCGAGTGGACCCCCCGCATGGACGCGGACACCCGCGACCGTGAGTACAAGAGCTGGCTCAAGGCCGTCGAGCGGACCATGGGCTGGCTCGAGGACGAGGAGTAG
- a CDS encoding MIP/aquaporin family protein yields the protein MSSSDIFIGETIGTAILILLGGGVCAAVTLKASKARNAGWLAIAFGWGFAVMTAVYISGPLSGAHLNPAVTLALAIKDGAWADVPNYFAAQMLGAMIGATLVWLAYYGQFQAHLTDKEIVGGPGAQTTAAKAVEAQEKGAGPVLGVFSTGPEIRHTVQNLTTEIIGTFVLLLAILTQGLNDAGNGLGVLGGLITALVVVSIGLSLGGPTGYAINPARDLGPRIVHALLPLPNKGGSDWSYAWVPVAGPLIGGALAAGVYNLAFA from the coding sequence GTGTCCAGCTCCGACATCTTCATCGGCGAGACCATAGGGACCGCCATACTCATCCTGCTCGGCGGCGGTGTGTGCGCCGCCGTGACGCTCAAGGCCTCCAAGGCCCGTAACGCCGGCTGGCTCGCCATCGCCTTCGGCTGGGGCTTCGCCGTCATGACGGCGGTCTACATATCGGGCCCGCTCTCCGGCGCCCACCTGAATCCGGCCGTGACCCTGGCGCTCGCCATCAAGGACGGCGCGTGGGCGGACGTCCCGAACTACTTCGCCGCGCAGATGCTCGGCGCGATGATCGGCGCCACGCTGGTGTGGCTCGCCTACTACGGCCAGTTCCAGGCCCACCTCACCGATAAGGAGATCGTCGGCGGGCCGGGCGCCCAGACGACCGCCGCCAAGGCCGTCGAGGCCCAGGAGAAGGGCGCCGGCCCGGTGCTCGGCGTCTTCTCCACCGGCCCGGAGATCCGTCACACGGTGCAGAACCTCACCACGGAGATCATCGGCACCTTCGTGCTGCTGCTCGCCATCCTCACCCAGGGCCTGAACGACGCGGGCAACGGCCTCGGCGTGCTCGGCGGCCTGATCACGGCGCTCGTGGTGGTCTCGATCGGCCTGTCGCTGGGCGGCCCGACCGGTTACGCCATCAACCCCGCCCGCGACCTCGGCCCCCGTATCGTCCACGCCCTGCTGCCGCTGCCCAACAAGGGCGGCTCCGACTGGTCGTACGCCTGGGTCCCGGTGGCCGGTCCGCTGATCGGCGGCGCCCTCGCGGCCGGCGTCTACAACCTCGCCTTCGCCTAG